The following DNA comes from Flammeovirgaceae bacterium.
TCACCAAGTGGATGACTGAGGAGAAATATGAAATAGAAAAGATAAAATCAATAAATGAAGCTGACATGACAAGTCTGGATCCATTTTTTGAACTAGAAATAATGGAACAAAGAGGAGAAGTAAAAAAAGTAGACTTCATGCCCAAATTTTTTGAAAACATGACGTACTTATTAAAAAGAGAATACAGCGGACAACTATTAGAATTGAAAAGAAGAATAAGAGCTCTGAAGTCATAAGTATTTGATTGCGAGAGAACGGCACAGCTGGCAACACCGTGTATGTGCCATGTGCTAAAAGTTACTGAAGGAGAGTAGTCTAAATGATTCGCGCTTTTTGTGTTTCTGCAGTTGTCGAACCATCCGGATGACTTCCCGGAGCGACACTGCCCAATTAAGTGTGTAAGTGCTGGTAACGTCTAAGTAACTGCGTAAAGGTCTTATATTTTGCATCTTTCTTCGAAGATAGTTAAAAATTGATTTACGATTATGGGCCAGTTGCGAATAGGCAAGGTCCATTTCTTAGTGATTTCCCTTAGGGCCAGGTACACGGATTTCATCACCGCCTGATCATCCGGGAATGAAAGTTTGTTATTGGTGTACTTACGGATTTTCCCATTTAGGTTTTCGATGATGTTTGTCGTATAGATCAACGTTCTGATTTCGATGGGATAATCAAAGAAGTGCGTAAGGTTATCCCAGTTGGCCCTCCAGGACTTAATGGCGTGAGGGTATTTTTTACCCCAGCTTTCATCCAACTGATCTAACGCCTGTATGGCCAATTTTTTATTTGGAGCCCCGTATACTGTTTTCAAATCAGCTACAAATTGCTTCTTGTCTTTCCATACCACATAGCGCATCGCGTTCCGTATCTGGTGGACAACACATATCTGAGTGACTGACTGAGCAAACACGCTGGTGATTGCTTCAGTGAAGCCTTTAAGGTTATCCGTGCTGGTGATTAAGATATCCTCAACGCCCCGGCTTCTTAAATCGGTAAGCACACTAACCCAAAATGAGGCGCTCTCATTTTCACCTAACCACATGCCTAACACTTCCTTAAATCCCTGAGCATTAAGGCCTACGGCCAGGTAAATTGTTTTGTTGATCACCTTTCCATTCTGGCGGACTTTGAACACGATCCCGTCCATCCATACCACGAAGTACACCGAGGAGAGCGGCCTGCTTTGCCACTCCGTCACCAAGGTATGTACCCGCGATGTCACATTAGAGATGGTCGCATCCGAAACATTTACACCATAGATTTCACGAACTTGAGTTTCAATGTCACGTACACTCATGCCCCGGGCGTACAAAGAAATGATGATTTCTTCAATGCCTTCCACAAATCGGCTGCGCTTAGGTACCAGTACAGGTTCAAAAGTGCTGTTACGATCGCGGGGTACTTCGATCTCCAGTTCGCCACGTTTCGTCTTGATCGTCTTGCGTGACTTTCCATTGCGTGAGTTCCCTGAGTTGATACCTTCCGGTGAGTGTTTTGCATATCCCAGATGGCCGTCCAGTTCACCCTCCAGCATTTGCTCCATGCCCTTGGTGAATAACTCGTCAATGAAATTGTTGAGATCTTTTGAATCCCTAAATTGCTTGAGAAACCCAGGAGTGAGCATCTCTTTGAGAAGTGGATGTTGTTCTTGTTTTTTCATTGGTAACTGTGTTTAAAGTTAAGTCTTTAAATGAAACCAATTCGGCTGAAAGTGATGTATTCCACATCTCATTCATCAAGGCCGAATCGGGCCTTTACACAGTTTCTTAGACGTTACCCCCGGAGCCGCAGGCTCCGATGGCTTCGCGCAGGCTTCGCATCTTCTATTGCAACAAGTTCTTCGCTAAGCTTTTCGCTAACTTGAAGGAAAACCCAAAAAGCGCTACTTTTGGTCTATTTGTAAGCTCCCCTTTTTTAGGACAGCTCTAAATTAGAAAATTTATTCATTGTTGTTGTAACCGGTTGTGGGTTTGTGGGAAACTCGTTTCGAGTTTCCATAAATCCACAACCAGCATGTCCGCAGGACTGCGCCCCTCGAGTGCATCATGTGGACGGTCGTAGTTGTAATCATTCATCCATTCATCAGCCAGTATTCTCACTTGGATTAGTGATTCAAATAGATAAGCATCTAGAACATCTCTGCGAAAACTCCCATTGAAACGCTCGATATATGCATTCTGTGTAGGCTTACCTGGTTGAATAAACTGAAGCTGGATGGAACGTTCTTCACACCATAAGCAGAGTTTGCTTGAGATGAATTCAGGACCATTGTCAACCCTGATTCGTTTTGGTTTACCTCTCCACTGGATGACTTGCTCAAGTACCCGGACAACACGCTCGGCACGTAGCGAAGTGTCTACTTCAATAGCAAGCGCCTCACGATTAAAGTCGTCTAGCAAGTTGAGTACCCTAAACTTGCGGCCTGATAGAAGAGAATCGCTCATAAAATCCATCGACCAGCTTGCATTGATATGACTAACAGCTTCCAAAGGTTGAAGAATCCGTGCCGGTAACCTTCTTTTACCTTTTCTTTTCAGGTTTAGCTTCAAATATTTATACACCCGATGAATGCGTTTATGGTTCCACAACAGTCCTTCTTTCCTAATCCTGAAATACATTTTCCAAAAACCCTCGGTAGGCCGTTTTTCCGCTAAGTCCTGAAGTTTTTCAATCACCGCATGATCGTCCTTTTTACTTTGGTAGTAGTAAACCGAACGTGAGAGGTCCATCACATCACAGGCCCGACCGAGGCTAACTTGAAAAGCCGCTCTCAAATGATCCACACCGGTTCGCTTCTCAGCGGGCCTCAGAACTTTTTTCCCAAGACCTCTTTGAGCATCTTGTTGTCCAGCGCCAAATCGGCATACATATGCTTGAGCTTACGGTTTTCTTCCTCAAGCTCCTTCATTCTTTTGAGTTCGTTCATCTCCATGCCTCCGTACTTGGCCTTCCAGTTGTAAATAGTGGCTTTGGACACTCCGTTATCACGGGCAATATCCTGGATGTTTTTGCCCGCATCATACTCCTTGAGAATGTTGAAAACCTGGGCTTCGGTAAATCTTGTTCTTTTCATTTTTAACAGTTTAAAGTTAGACCTTTTGTCTAATTCAAAACTGTCCTATTTTCGGGGGAGCTTACAGTCGCGTTTGTCATGCTTCGCATTTAACAAACGCTCCTAAGCCCACAACGACCGCATAGCCAAACGTTGTAGGCAAGCCCGCTGAGAAGAGACTGAAAAATTTTGTATATTTGGAGATGAACTTAATGACTTTAATAAGGGAAAGGTATACTGATTTTATTGACTTGTGCCGCTCACATAAGGTGGACAAGATTTATGCCTTCGGTTCGTCCATTACTGACCATTTTGACCCAAGTGCAAGTGACATTGATATAGTCGTTAAAATTGACATTGAAGACCCAGCTGACCGTGGTGAAGCTCTCCTTTCTCTATGGGACAAACTAGAGGTCCTTTTCAAGAGAAAGGTTGATTTGCTAACTGAGGACTCAATTCGAAATCCATATCTCAAATCAAATATTAATCGGACAAAAAAACTGATCTATGACAGAGAAGGAGAGAAAGTTTTTGTCTGACACATCTAATTCAATCGAACTGATTGAGACTTTTACAAAAGACTTAAAGTCATTTACTGATTACCAAAAGGACCTAAAGACAAAAGGGGCTGTCGAACGACATTTAGGAATTATTGGAGAAGCGGTAAACAAATTTTTGAAGGAATCAGAAACGAACGACTTGAAAAATGCTTCTCAAATAATAAGTTTAAGAAACAGATTGATTCACTCCTACGACAATGTTGACGATTCAATTATCTGGTCAATCATAACAAGACATTTAAAGCCGCTTAAAGAGGAGATTCATAAAAAAATTGTGTAAAGCGGGCCAGCCTACAACAAAAGCTATAAATCATGGCGGCACGGTTGATATTTAATTTTGACACTGCCTAATTAAGTGTGTAAGTGCTGGTAACGTCTAAGTAACTGCGTAAAGGTCTTATATTTTGCATCTTTCTTCGAAGATAGTTAAAAATTGATTTACGATTATGGGCCAGTTGCGAATAGGCAAGGTCCATTTCTTAGTGATTTCCCTTAGGGCCAGGTACACGGATTTCATCACCGCCTGATCATCCGGGAATGAAAGTTTGTTATTGGTGTACTTACGGATTTTCCCATTTAGGTTTTCGATGATGTTTGTCGTATAGATCAACGTTCTGATTTCGATGGGATAATCAAAGAAGTGCGTAAGGTTATCCCAGTTGGCCCTCCAGGACTTAATGGCGTGAGGGTATTTTTTACCCCAGCTTTCATCCAACTGATCTAACGCCTGTATGGCCAATTTTTTATTTGGAGCCCCGTATACTGTTTTCAAATCAGCTACAAATTGCTTCTTGTCTTTCCATACCACATAGCGCATCGCGTTCCGTATCTGGTGGACAACACATATCTGAGTGACTGACTGAGCAAACACGCTGGTGATTGCTTCAGTGAAGCCTTTAAGGTTATCCGTGCTGGTGATTAAGATATCCTCAACGCCCCGGCTTCTTAAATCGGTAAGCACACTAACCCAAAATGAGGCGCTCTCATTTTCACCTAACCACATGCCTAACACTTCCTTAAATCCCTGAGCATTAAGGCCTACGGCCAGGTAAATTGTTTTGTTGATCACCTTTCCATTCTGGCGGACTTTGAACACGATCCCGTCCATCCATACCACGAAGTACACCGAGGAGAGCGGCCTGCTTTGCCACTCCGTCACCAAGGTATGTACCCGCGATGTCACATTAGAGATGGTCGCATCCGAAACATTTACACCATAGATTTCACGAACTTGAGTTTCAATGTCACGTACACTCATGCCCCGGGCGTACAAAGAAATGATGATTTCTTCAATGCCTTCCACAAATCGGCTGCGCTTAGGTACCAGTACAGGTTCAAAAGTGCTGTTACGATCGCGGGGTACTTCGATCTCCAGTTCGCCACGTTTCGTCTTGATCGTCTTGCGTGACTTTCCATTGCGTGAGTTCCCTGAGTTGATACCTTCCGGTGAGTGTTTTGCATATCCCAGATGGCCGTCCAGTTCACCCTCCAGCATTTGCTCCATGCCCTTGGTGAATAACTCGTCAATGAAATTGTTGAGATCTTTTGAATCCCTAAATTGCTTGAGAAACCCAGGAGTGAGCATCTCTTTGAGAAGTGGATGTTGTTCTTGTTTTTTCATTGGTAACTGTGTTTAAAGTTAAGTCTTTAAATGAAACCAATTCGGCTGAAAGTGATGTATTCCACATCTCATTCATCAAGGCCGAATCGGGCCTTTACACAGTTTCTTAGACGTTACCTTAATTTTTATATTTCGGTTTGCCGCCACGCCTTATAGCTAGGCGTTGGCGGTAATTTTATTTATGACAAGAGGACTCTTTGCTGTTTTTGTAATAACCATTATTTTAGGTTATGCCCTTTTCATTATTCCAGATATATTCTTTGGGGTTACCAAAATCAATGGCGGAAAAATTGGCATCAATTTATTATTCATCTCATTATTTCAGTTTTTCTCGATTACAGTACTGCTGTATGCTTCTCTAAAAATCTTAGAAAAGGACTTTAATTATATCGGTCTTCGATTTGAGAATGTAAAAAAGGACATTTTATTAGGTCTTAGTTTCGGTTCTTTGTGGACTATCCTTCAATTTTTACTCATTATACCAAACACAGGAGGAATAAACCGTTCAGATACCAATGGAATGGTAAATGGCTGAGAATTTTGACAGGTTGTAAATATAGATTACTGATTTGAATTTTGCATTGTTGAACTGAAACGGAAGCAGGCTCTGCTGAGGAGCAACCTGCCAGGGTTAGGTTCAACCGACTGGAATGGTCAAGCCCTGCCTTTTGTGCGGGGCTTTTTTCTTGGGTCATTCCAAGAGTTTTTATGCCTAAGAAAACCTTATGCTGCATAAGCCATTGGTGTTTGATAGTTGAGCGATTGATGTGGCCGCTCATGGTTGTAGTCATCTACCCATTTTTGCGACACCTCGTTTGCTTGTTCAATGGAATAAAACAAGTTGGCGTCCAGCACATCTTCACGATACGTTTTGTTGAAGCGTTCGATGATGGCGTTCTGCTGGGGTTTTCCTTTTTGGATACGGCTCCATTCGATGTGGTTATCGTCCATCCATAACTGAAAGCGTTTGGAGCGAAACTCAGGACCATTGTCGGTACGGATTCTAAGTGGTTTTCCATAACGCTCAATGGCACGTTCAACAATTTCAATTACTCTTCTAGCGGGCAAATTGAAATCCACTTCAATTCCTTTGCACTGACGATTGAAGTGATCAATGATGTTGAGTGTTCGAATCCTTCGGCCACTCTCCAACGCATCACTCATAAAATCCATTGCCCATTCCTGATTAGCTTTTAATGGAATAGAAATAGGATTGGCGGGGTTGTCTTTAATCCGTCTGCGCAATTTTTTACTCAACGAAAAACCTTCGTTCTCATATACCCTGCGGATTTTGCTGTCCCCCAGTTCTGGATATTTTTTCTGTACCAGTTTGATCACTTTTGTCCTTCCTTTACGGCTGCTGCCAATAACTTCTTCAATCGCTTTTTTTACTACGGCATCTTTAGCAGGCATTCGCTTTTCATAATATTTATTGGTCCGTGAACATCCTACTAATTTACACGCCTGAGCATGGCTTAACTTGTGGTGCTCTTCCAAGTATGCCAAGCCGTCTTTCTTCTGATCAGGCGTTAGAACTTTTTTGTGAGTAAATCCTTGATGGCGTCAATCTCCAGGCTCTGGTTGGCCACAATTTTCTTCAATCTTGAATTTTCGTACTCCAGTTCCTTGAGCCGTTTGAGCTCATCCACTTTCATACCAGCGTACTTGCTGCGCCAGTTGTAAAAGGTAGGCTCACTGATGCCATGTTTGCGGCATATCTCGGAAACCTTCTGGCCCTGTTGTGATTGTTCGTTGAGAATCCCAATAATCTGGGCTTCGGTAAAGCGAATCTTTTTCATTTGCTGTTTTTGTTTAGGTTAAAATTAAAAAAATTCTATTTTTAACCTGTTCAAAAAAAGCAGCCTAGTACCGGATGTTCACGGACCAATAAATATTATGAAAAGCGAATGCCTGCTAAAGATGCCGTAGTAAAAAAAGCGATTGAAGAAGTTATTGGCAGCAGCCGTAAAGGAAGGACAAAAGTGATCAAAACTGGTACAGAAAAAATATCCAGAACTGGGGGACAGCAAAATCCGCAGGGTATATGAGAACGAAGGTTTTTCGTTGAGTAAAAAATTGCGCAGACGGATTAAAGACAACCCCGCCAATCCTATTTCTATTCCATTAAAAGCTAATCAGGAATGGGCAATGGATTTTATGAGTGATGCGTTGGAGAGTGGCCGAAGGATTCGAACACTCAACATCATTGATCACTTCAATCGTCAGTGCAAAGGAATTGAAGTGGATTTCAATTTGCCCGCTAGAAGAGTAATTGAAATTGTTGAACGTGCCATTGAGCGTTATGGAAAACCACTTAGAATCCGTACCGACAATGGTCCTGAGTTTCGCTCCAAACGCTTTCAGTTATGGATGGACGATAACCACATCGAATGGAGCCGTATCCAAAAAGGAAAACCCCAGCAGAACGCCATCATCGAACGCTTCAACAAAACGTATCGTGAAGATGTGCTGGACGCCAACTTGTTTTATTCCATTGAACAAGCAAACGAGGTGTCGCAAAAATGGGTAGATGACTACAACCATGAGCGGCCACATCAATCGCTCAACTATCAAACACCAATGGCTTATGCAGCATAAGGTTTTCTTAGGCATAAAAACTCTTGGAATGACCCAAGAAAAAAGCCCCGCACAAAAGGCAGGGCTTGACCATTCCAGTCGGTTGAACCTAACCCTGGCAGGTTGCTCCTCAGCAGAGCCTGCTTCCGTTTCAGTTCAACAATGCAAAATTCAAATCAGTAATCTATATTTACAACCTGTCAAAATTCTCAGCCATTTACCGATATACTATAATTAAAGAACGTGTGGTAACAATGTATATAAAAAATAGGCAAAACAGTAATAAAATCAAGGGTTTTGGCTCGTATCAAAACCTGAGCTTAACTGATAATATTTGCCTCGAAATCGCCTACTTTTCATATACTAACCGTTGGCGGTATTGCTGCCAGAAGACATCTAAAAAATAGTTACCTAAAGTGTTCCCAATACGGGAACTATTACATATCTTTGCCTAAAGTTTAGTTTTGAGAGTAATTGCCAAAAAGACCCTCCGGGACTTCTGGAATAAGCACCCGGACTGTGAACAACAATTGAAGTCGTGGTACCGAGAAGCGGAAAAGGGAGATTGGAGGAATTCAAACGAAATAAAAAGGGAGTATCCCAGCGCAAGCATAATTGGAGACAACAGGATTGTCTTCAATATTAAGGGCAACAACTATAGATTGATAGTGAAGATAAATTATCAATATCAAATGATGTGGATTCGATTCATTGGAACACACAAGGAGTACGACAGGGTTGACACAACAAAAATTTGAGCCATGAGAATCAAACCAATAAAGACAAAAAAGGACTATCAGCAAGCATTAGACCGACTTGAGGAAATCTTCGATTCAAAAAAAGGAACCAAAGGAGGGGATGAACTTGAACTTCTTGGAATTCTTATTGATCAATACGAAAACGAGCATTTCCCAATTGATCTTCCGGACCCAATAGAAGCGATTAAGTTCCGAATGGAACAACTCGGTTACTCCCAGGCAGACTTGGCTAAAGTAGTTGGACTGAAAAGTCGAGCAAGTGAAATTCTAAATAAAAAGCGAAAACTGTCTTTGGACATGATTCGTCAGCTCCATGAAAAGCTTAATATTCCAACTGACGTTTTGATACAGGCTTATTGAAGGCAGCACTACCGCCAACACAAGCTATGCGTCATTGTGGTGTATGTGGACGAGTTGGAGAAGGTCGCGTTTGTCATGCTTCGCATTTAACAAACGCTCCAAAGCCCACAACGACCGCATAGCCAAACGTTGCGCGTCAGCTTTTTCAAGAAAAATTCAGCTTCGAATTGACAAAAATAAAGTTTCTATATTTGGAAACTTTTAATAACTTTGCCTCGTTTGAAATTAAGACAGGTTAATGAGATACTATGACACAATATTTTTAGAAGAGGCGGACGAGTTTATAGCATCCCTAAAACCAAAAACAGCTAAGAAAGTACTTTACAACATTGACTTGGCAGAACAAACAAATGACCCAAGACTCTTTAAAAAGCTAAAGAGAGAGATTTGGGAGTTTAGGACTCAGTACGATGGACTACAAGTCAGGCTCTTGGCTTTTTGGGACAAGACAAGTAAAGAACAGACTCTGGTAGTTGCCACTCATGGATTTATTAAGAAAGTTGACAAAGTCCCTGATAAAGAAATAGACAGAGCAGTGAGAATTAGAGAACAATATTTCAAGAATAAACCAAAAAAATAATTCATTATGGCAAAGAAAATGAAAACACGCACACTTGCCGAGATGAAAGACAAGTACATCGGTAAAGTTGGAAGCAAGGAGAGAGACGAGTACGAATATGAACTTCGTATGGATGTTCTTGGAAAAATGATTAAGGCAGCGAGACAAGAACGTAACTTGACACAAGAGGAATTAGGAAAACTTATTGGAGTTCAAAAAGCACAAATTTCTAAACTTGAGAGTAGTACAAACAGTGCAACAATTGACACCGTAATACGAGTATTCAAGGCATTAAAGGCCGACATAAACTTCAATGTAAAAATTGAGGACAACTTCGTAAGACTAGCGTGATCAAAAAAAGCCAAACGCACAACACAGTGTATAGCCTATGGCGGGGCCCGGAGTAAATTTTAAGTTTCCCTTTACTTATTCTATCTTGTGTAGGCGGATGGTGACGGCTTAGTCGGCACTTGCCATTCCCTTCGGTCATTTGGCAAGCCCTCCTGGCCCGCCACGTCACATGCACTGGCCGTTAGTGGTTATTAAAAAAGCGCGAAGAATTTAGAAATTAAATGATAGAATTTTACCGAAAATATAAGCCCGTAATCTTCTTCTATTGTTTGGCATGTTTATTTTCATGGCCTTTCTTTTTTTGGCGAGATGTTCATTCAGATAATTGGAACAGTCTACAAATTGACC
Coding sequences within:
- a CDS encoding IS256 family transposase; the encoded protein is MLTPGFLKQFRDSKDLNNFIDELFTKGMEQMLEGELDGHLGYAKHSPEGINSGNSRNGKSRKTIKTKRGELEIEVPRDRNSTFEPVLVPKRSRFVEGIEEIIISLYARGMSVRDIETQVREIYGVNVSDATISNVTSRVHTLVTEWQSRPLSSVYFVVWMDGIVFKVRQNGKVINKTIYLAVGLNAQGFKEVLGMWLGENESASFWVSVLTDLRSRGVEDILITSTDNLKGFTEAITSVFAQSVTQICVVHQIRNAMRYVVWKDKKQFVADLKTVYGAPNKKLAIQALDQLDESWGKKYPHAIKSWRANWDNLTHFFDYPIEIRTLIYTTNIIENLNGKIRKYTNNKLSFPDDQAVMKSVYLALREITKKWTLPIRNWPIIVNQFLTIFEERCKI
- a CDS encoding IS3 family transposase (programmed frameshift); its protein translation is MKRTRFTEAQVFNILKEYDAGKNIQDIARDNGVSKATIYNWKAKYGGMEMNELKRMKELEEENRKLKHMYADLALDNKMLKEVLGKKVLRPAEKRTGVDHLRAAFQVSLGRACDVMDLSRSVYYYQSKKDDHAVIEKLQDLAEKRPTEGFWKMYFRIRKEGLLWNHKRIHRVYKYLKLNLKRKGKRRLPARILQPLEAVSHINASWSMDFMSDSLLSGRKFRVLNLLDDFNREALAIEVDTSLRAERVVRVLEQVIQWRGKPKRIRVDNGPEFISSKLCLWCEERSIQLQFIQPGKPTQNAYIERFNGSFRRDVLDAYLFESLIQVRILADEWMNDYNYDRPHDALEGRSPADMLVVDLWKLETSFPQTHNRLQQQ
- a CDS encoding nucleotidyltransferase domain-containing protein encodes the protein MNLMTLIRERYTDFIDLCRSHKVDKIYAFGSSITDHFDPSASDIDIVVKIDIEDPADRGEALLSLWDKLEVLFKRKVDLLTEDSIRNPYLKSNINRTKKLIYDREGEKVFV
- a CDS encoding DUF86 domain-containing protein → MTEKERKFLSDTSNSIELIETFTKDLKSFTDYQKDLKTKGAVERHLGIIGEAVNKFLKESETNDLKNASQIISLRNRLIHSYDNVDDSIIWSIITRHLKPLKEEIHKKIV
- a CDS encoding IS3 family transposase, coding for MAYLEEHHKLSHAQACKLVGCSRTNKYYEKRMPAKDAVVKKAIEEVIGSSRKGRTKVIKLVQKKYPELGDSKIRRVYENEGFSLSKKLRRRIKDNPANPISIPLKANQEWAMDFMSDALESGRRIRTLNIIDHFNRQCKGIEVDFNLPARRVIEIVERAIERYGKPLRIRTDNGPEFRSKRFQLWMDDNHIEWSRIQKGKPQQNAIIERFNKTYREDVLDANLFYSIEQANEVSQKWVDDYNHERPHQSLNYQTPMAYAA
- a CDS encoding transposase, producing MKKIRFTEAQIIGILNEQSQQGQKVSEICRKHGISEPTFYNWRSKYAGMKVDELKRLKELEYENSRLKKIVANQSLEIDAIKDLLTKKF
- a CDS encoding IS3 family transposase — protein: MVQKKYPELGDSKIRRVYENEGFSLSKKLRRRIKDNPANPISIPLKANQEWAMDFMSDALESGRRIRTLNIIDHFNRQCKGIEVDFNLPARRVIEIVERAIERYGKPLRIRTDNGPEFRSKRFQLWMDDNHIEWSRIQKGKPQQNAIIERFNKTYREDVLDANLFYSIEQANEVSQKWVDDYNHERPHQSLNYQTPMAYAA
- a CDS encoding type II toxin-antitoxin system HigB family toxin, whose translation is MRVIAKKTLRDFWNKHPDCEQQLKSWYREAEKGDWRNSNEIKREYPSASIIGDNRIVFNIKGNNYRLIVKINYQYQMMWIRFIGTHKEYDRVDTTKI
- a CDS encoding helix-turn-helix domain-containing protein; protein product: MRIKPIKTKKDYQQALDRLEEIFDSKKGTKGGDELELLGILIDQYENEHFPIDLPDPIEAIKFRMEQLGYSQADLAKVVGLKSRASEILNKKRKLSLDMIRQLHEKLNIPTDVLIQAY
- a CDS encoding type II toxin-antitoxin system RelE/ParE family toxin, with protein sequence MRYYDTIFLEEADEFIASLKPKTAKKVLYNIDLAEQTNDPRLFKKLKREIWEFRTQYDGLQVRLLAFWDKTSKEQTLVVATHGFIKKVDKVPDKEIDRAVRIREQYFKNKPKK
- a CDS encoding helix-turn-helix transcriptional regulator → MMAKKMKTRTLAEMKDKYIGKVGSKERDEYEYELRMDVLGKMIKAARQERNLTQEELGKLIGVQKAQISKLESSTNSATIDTVIRVFKALKADINFNVKIEDNFVRLA